A window of the Radiobacillus deserti genome harbors these coding sequences:
- a CDS encoding MDR family MFS transporter gives MGNENVETPTYNRTTIVALLLAGAFIAILNQTLMITAIPPIMHEMNITANSAQWLTTVFMLVNGIMIPVSAFLLERFTTRQLFITAMSVFAFGTLVAGVAPNFEILLLGRVIQSSGAGVMLPLMQTVFLMIFPVNKRGAAMGLVGLVISFAPAIGPALSGWVTSNYSWRVLFFIILPITIIDIIVACIALKNVTEVTKPKVDILSIILSSFGFGGLLYGFTSAGNYGWGSMSTILSLGIGVIALLLFILRQLRIKHPMLEFRVFTISIFPIAVMIGMITFMGLIGVETLIPLYMQDIRDFTAFEAGIALLPGALITGLMSPITGRIFDRVGAKWLVITGLSIITISSFFYTDLGPDTTLTYITVLYSIRMFGLSMVMMPIATAGLNQLPKRLIAHGAAMDNTMKQIAASVGTAILVTVMTNTGEAAKHQPDISYPEIYGVNVAFIVVTVLSLIGIILAFFIKHSKPVEEEDRKVVLKG, from the coding sequence ATGGGGAATGAGAACGTGGAAACACCTACATATAATCGAACGACAATAGTTGCTTTATTACTCGCAGGAGCCTTTATCGCGATTCTAAATCAAACACTAATGATTACGGCTATCCCGCCAATAATGCATGAAATGAATATTACGGCAAACAGTGCGCAATGGCTCACAACTGTATTTATGCTAGTAAACGGAATTATGATTCCAGTAAGTGCTTTTCTGTTGGAACGATTTACAACGAGACAGCTTTTTATCACGGCTATGAGCGTGTTTGCATTTGGAACACTTGTAGCAGGGGTTGCTCCCAATTTTGAAATCTTATTACTAGGACGTGTTATTCAATCAAGTGGTGCAGGAGTTATGCTTCCACTTATGCAGACCGTCTTCTTAATGATTTTCCCGGTGAATAAGCGAGGAGCGGCAATGGGGTTAGTTGGTCTAGTTATTTCCTTTGCACCAGCGATTGGCCCAGCGTTATCTGGTTGGGTCACATCCAATTATTCTTGGCGCGTTCTTTTCTTTATTATTTTACCAATCACGATAATAGATATTATCGTTGCGTGTATCGCGTTGAAAAACGTAACGGAAGTAACTAAACCAAAAGTGGATATTTTATCGATTATCCTATCTTCGTTTGGGTTTGGTGGACTGCTTTATGGCTTTACGTCAGCAGGAAATTACGGCTGGGGTAGCATGAGTACGATTCTTTCTTTAGGTATAGGTGTGATTGCGCTACTCCTGTTTATTTTAAGACAGCTTCGTATCAAGCATCCAATGTTGGAGTTCCGTGTGTTTACTATTTCTATTTTCCCAATAGCTGTCATGATTGGGATGATTACCTTTATGGGTCTTATCGGAGTGGAAACACTTATTCCGTTATATATGCAGGATATAAGGGATTTTACTGCTTTTGAAGCAGGCATTGCCTTACTTCCAGGTGCTTTAATTACAGGATTAATGTCCCCGATTACAGGTCGAATATTTGATCGAGTAGGGGCAAAATGGTTAGTTATTACTGGCTTATCCATTATTACAATCTCGTCGTTCTTCTACACAGATTTAGGTCCTGATACAACGTTGACTTATATTACGGTACTTTATAGTATTCGGATGTTCGGTCTTTCGATGGTTATGATGCCGATTGCTACTGCGGGCTTAAATCAGCTTCCAAAACGATTGATTGCCCATGGTGCTGCAATGGATAATACAATGAAGCAAATTGCGGCTTCCGTAGGTACTGCTATTCTCGTAACAGTAATGACGAATACAGGAGAAGCTGCTAAACATCAACCGGACATTAGTTATCCAGAAATTTATGGAGTAAATGTAGCTTTTATTGTAGTAACTGTTCTTTCCTTAATCGGGATAATCCTGGCATTCTTCATAAAGCATTCAAAACCAGTAGAAGAAGAAGACCGAAAAGTCGTATTAAAAGGGTAA
- a CDS encoding response regulator transcription factor, translating to MIKIVIAEDQRMLLGALGSLLDLEDDMEVVGKARDGKEAVQLVRTIHPDVCVMDIEMPVMSGLDAAEELKDHPCKTIILTTFARPGYFERARKAGISGYLLKDSPSEELANSIRAIMEGRRIYAPELVDMMYGQEENPLTEREEQVIHLMADGKNTKEISKELFITPGTVRNYISIILDKLDVSNRIEAVTRFKEKGWFK from the coding sequence ATGATTAAAATTGTTATTGCAGAAGATCAACGCATGTTACTTGGTGCTCTTGGATCACTTCTCGATTTAGAGGACGATATGGAAGTGGTTGGGAAGGCACGTGATGGGAAGGAAGCGGTGCAATTGGTTCGTACCATTCATCCAGACGTATGTGTGATGGACATTGAAATGCCGGTTATGAGTGGCTTAGACGCAGCAGAGGAACTTAAGGATCATCCGTGTAAGACGATTATCCTGACGACCTTTGCAAGACCCGGCTATTTTGAACGGGCCAGAAAAGCGGGGATTAGTGGCTATCTGCTAAAGGATAGTCCGAGTGAGGAATTGGCGAATTCCATTCGTGCTATCATGGAAGGGCGCAGAATTTATGCTCCGGAATTAGTCGATATGATGTATGGGCAAGAAGAAAATCCTCTAACGGAAAGAGAAGAGCAAGTTATTCACTTAATGGCGGACGGTAAGAATACGAAAGAAATTTCAAAGGAGTTATTTATTACTCCTGGAACGGTGCGAAACTACATTTCAATCATTTTAGATAAATTGGATGTAAGCAATCGCATTGAAGCTGTAACACGATTTAAGGAAAAGGGTTGGTTCAAGTAG
- a CDS encoding methyl-accepting chemotaxis protein: MNNVQEMQLQDLRKKNTLMAICMIISAGAGLGLSIVEKNTFNMIIYGIDVLLIIGFYLVLQKFLNKPRPLPYIMITIIAGFSSVSILFDTSSIDVLFILLFIIVFSGIHLKLSLFIQGYLLGLVAVILNHLMTTPDQEIIRGLFSTYLLVYLLIGLIFFVIIRISNDQQKNIEKFLLESAETANQQEKQRAYLEHSVTSILENMEAINEQFQKNVHAQKEMAYAIGEISTGSQAQSEQIVEISQHTNETMTSMEQVHANSITLYEGSNETRNIAESAKGKMDNLTEQIHQLQTVIQSLSQSFTVLTEKISETNQFADTIRDITEQTNLLALNASIEAARAGEAGKGFAVVAEEIRKLADVTGQTTQKITQNLSELNNSNKEAIEKMEQSGETIEISVASTSEVAGYFNEMTRTLKMLNEGLEGFTQLSQQVQGQSNEVEKSTNDLAAIIQQASASLEQMSATVDGLTNSNQELSNLLDETVQQVFKINEQSEN; the protein is encoded by the coding sequence TTGAATAATGTACAGGAGATGCAGCTTCAGGATTTGAGAAAGAAAAACACGTTAATGGCAATATGTATGATCATATCTGCGGGAGCAGGATTAGGACTCTCAATTGTCGAAAAGAACACATTCAATATGATCATTTATGGCATTGATGTGTTACTAATAATAGGCTTCTATCTCGTTTTACAAAAGTTTCTAAATAAACCTAGACCCTTACCATACATAATGATTACTATCATTGCAGGGTTCTCTAGCGTTAGCATTTTATTTGATACGAGTAGCATAGATGTCTTATTTATTCTATTATTTATCATTGTGTTCTCAGGTATTCACTTAAAGCTATCATTGTTTATTCAAGGATATCTTCTAGGTCTAGTTGCGGTCATCTTAAATCATTTAATGACAACTCCAGATCAAGAAATAATCCGTGGTTTGTTTAGTACGTATTTATTAGTCTATCTGTTAATCGGTTTAATTTTCTTTGTCATTATCCGTATATCTAATGATCAACAGAAAAATATTGAGAAATTCCTTTTAGAATCTGCAGAAACGGCCAATCAACAGGAAAAACAGCGTGCTTATTTAGAGCATAGTGTAACCTCCATCCTAGAAAATATGGAAGCGATCAATGAACAGTTCCAAAAGAATGTTCATGCTCAAAAGGAAATGGCGTATGCAATTGGTGAAATATCAACAGGTAGCCAAGCTCAGTCTGAGCAAATTGTTGAAATCTCACAGCATACAAATGAGACAATGACTAGCATGGAACAAGTACACGCAAACTCTATTACATTGTATGAAGGATCAAACGAAACAAGAAATATTGCGGAAAGTGCTAAAGGAAAAATGGATAATTTAACAGAACAAATTCATCAGTTACAAACAGTTATCCAGTCTTTAAGTCAATCCTTTACTGTATTAACTGAAAAAATATCAGAAACGAACCAGTTCGCTGACACAATACGAGACATTACGGAGCAAACGAATTTACTTGCGTTAAACGCATCGATTGAAGCTGCACGCGCAGGGGAAGCCGGAAAGGGATTTGCAGTTGTAGCAGAAGAAATAAGAAAACTGGCAGATGTTACAGGACAAACGACACAGAAGATTACCCAAAACCTATCTGAACTAAATAATAGTAACAAGGAAGCGATTGAAAAAATGGAGCAAAGTGGAGAAACGATTGAAATTAGTGTTGCCTCTACTTCCGAAGTAGCTGGCTACTTTAATGAAATGACTAGAACGTTGAAAATGCTAAACGAAGGATTAGAAGGGTTTACTCAACTCTCCCAACAAGTTCAAGGACAGTCTAACGAAGTGGAGAAATCTACGAACGACTTAGCAGCAATTATTCAACAAGCTTCAGCAAGCTTAGAACAAATGAGTGCAACCGTTGATGGATTAACAAATAGCAACCAAGAACTATCTAACCTGTTAGATGAGACAGTTCAACAAGTTTTCAAAATCAACGAGCAATCCGAGAATTGA
- a CDS encoding FtsX-like permease family protein: MLVKLSLASMRKMFKDYLVLLFGLTISISIFYMFETLAQNRAFLESNAMIGSIVFVFHVGSFILGTITVFYIFYATSFILSLRQKEMGMYLTFGAKKSKVAQLMFFETFVIGLISLIVGLAIGVGLSQVIADLLMNQLDFSGEGFKPLYTSSVVTTVLFYVILFFITSLTNGLKIARKSVLDLIHAGQKSDTIIATGKRTFLGVFFSIILMAVGYYAMINMGSLAQMGLIIATATIIPGTYLLFISLLPYFMKRLKGMRSLNEKGINSFTFAQLRFRIHQLTKVLGTVAMLVALGLGAMTASLSFYNNIEKQAALFHGNDLFIHQPSEQDLEMLEKMDVKNQNEYRYKLNEEGIYFLKKDLLENPPTVRQFDPNMTDYPVPKTLDVELPKDRYALHAKDGMTEIPKEWTMAFQTELSVDETMFGNKPIYIYSQEAYNSVEGKEKHVLLLQLDDFTEHLDQIKTIVNGQKKLAKNLTGTEPEMLGTKYDNYLGFKAIANGTIFMGVFLGIAFLMMMASVLMFKLLSGAPVDVQRYSMLRKIGVRRSLLSKSIYKELFLVFLFPALVGLVHVIVGMQMFSFILVEPYTKIWLPLSLFIIIYFGIYYLLTVQLYKRIVLPKEK, encoded by the coding sequence ATGCTTGTTAAACTATCGCTTGCCAGCATGAGGAAAATGTTTAAAGACTACCTAGTCCTCTTGTTTGGCTTAACCATATCTATTTCGATTTTTTATATGTTTGAGACACTTGCACAAAACAGAGCGTTTCTTGAGTCTAACGCTATGATAGGCTCGATTGTCTTTGTATTCCATGTTGGGTCCTTCATATTAGGGACAATTACTGTTTTCTATATTTTCTATGCAACGTCCTTCATTCTCTCACTTCGGCAAAAGGAGATGGGAATGTATTTAACCTTTGGTGCAAAAAAAAGTAAAGTAGCCCAATTAATGTTTTTTGAAACGTTTGTTATAGGGTTAATTTCTTTAATCGTTGGACTTGCTATAGGAGTTGGTTTATCCCAAGTCATAGCCGATTTACTCATGAATCAGCTTGATTTCTCAGGAGAAGGATTTAAACCGCTCTACACATCTTCCGTTGTTACTACAGTCCTATTTTATGTTATTTTGTTTTTCATAACGTCGCTAACGAATGGATTAAAGATTGCGAGAAAATCGGTGCTAGATTTAATTCATGCAGGACAAAAGAGCGATACCATTATTGCAACAGGAAAACGAACGTTTTTAGGTGTTTTCTTTTCCATCATCCTTATGGCGGTTGGGTATTATGCCATGATCAACATGGGAAGCCTTGCCCAAATGGGGTTAATTATAGCTACCGCAACGATTATTCCTGGAACCTATTTATTGTTTATTTCTTTACTTCCGTATTTCATGAAGCGGCTGAAGGGAATGCGTTCATTAAATGAAAAAGGGATTAATTCTTTTACCTTCGCTCAATTACGATTTAGAATTCATCAATTAACGAAAGTACTAGGAACGGTCGCCATGTTAGTTGCACTTGGACTTGGGGCAATGACAGCTAGTTTATCCTTCTATAACAATATTGAAAAGCAAGCAGCCCTTTTCCATGGAAATGATTTGTTTATCCATCAACCTAGTGAGCAAGATTTAGAGATGCTAGAAAAAATGGATGTAAAGAATCAGAATGAGTATCGTTATAAGCTTAATGAAGAAGGAATTTATTTTCTGAAAAAGGATCTATTAGAGAACCCACCGACGGTGAGGCAGTTTGATCCAAACATGACAGATTATCCAGTTCCGAAAACATTAGATGTGGAGCTACCTAAAGATCGATATGCCTTACACGCAAAAGATGGGATGACTGAGATTCCTAAAGAATGGACTATGGCGTTTCAAACAGAGCTTAGTGTAGATGAAACGATGTTCGGTAATAAGCCTATTTATATCTATTCTCAAGAAGCTTATAACTCCGTAGAGGGAAAAGAGAAACACGTATTACTTTTACAATTAGATGATTTCACGGAGCATCTTGATCAGATTAAAACGATTGTAAATGGTCAAAAGAAGCTTGCGAAAAATCTAACTGGTACAGAGCCAGAAATGCTAGGTACAAAATATGATAACTATTTAGGGTTTAAAGCAATCGCGAATGGAACGATTTTTATGGGTGTATTTTTAGGCATAGCATTCTTAATGATGATGGCTAGTGTCTTAATGTTTAAACTTCTTTCTGGTGCACCTGTAGATGTACAACGGTACAGCATGCTACGCAAAATAGGGGTAAGAAGATCCTTGCTGAGCAAGTCTATTTACAAAGAGCTGTTTTTAGTATTCCTATTCCCAGCTTTGGTTGGATTAGTTCATGTAATTGTAGGCATGCAAATGTTTTCGTTTATTTTAGTGGAGCCTTATACGAAGATTTGGTTACCGCTGAGTCTATTCATCATTATTTACTTTGGCATTTATTACTTGCTAACTGTTCAGCTTTATAAACGGATCGTGTTGCCGAAGGAAAAATAA
- a CDS encoding fatty acid desaturase yields MSKQKQAELRKNVAPYAKANTKASIIQIINTIPPFFILWFLAYQSLSVSIWLTIPLSILAAGFVVRTFIIFHDCTHQSFFQNKKVNRIMGTITGIITHFPFEKWKRSHSIHHATSSNLDKRGTGDVWVMTLEEYKEASFWGRLKYRLYRNPLVMFGLGPIYLFLISNRFNRKGANKKERMNTYLINAVIVISYAIMIVGIGWFPFVLIQGTILFVSGALGIWLFYVQHQFEDSYFENEEEWDYVKAAVDGSSYYKLPKVIQWLTGSIGFHHVHHLAPRVPNYHLEKAHESTPPLQKATTITLTSSLKSIKFRLYDEKTKSFLSFKEAKREIRKARTGIASSLSANPRLQDNK; encoded by the coding sequence ATGAGTAAACAAAAACAAGCTGAACTAAGAAAAAATGTCGCTCCATATGCGAAAGCAAATACGAAAGCGAGTATTATCCAAATCATAAATACGATTCCACCATTTTTTATCCTTTGGTTTTTGGCCTACCAAAGTCTATCCGTGTCCATTTGGTTAACGATTCCACTTTCCATTCTTGCTGCAGGGTTCGTGGTTAGAACCTTCATTATTTTTCATGACTGTACCCACCAATCCTTCTTCCAAAATAAAAAAGTGAATCGGATAATGGGAACAATTACTGGGATTATCACTCATTTTCCGTTTGAGAAATGGAAACGAAGTCATTCCATCCACCATGCTACGAGCAGTAATTTAGATAAACGTGGTACGGGAGATGTTTGGGTCATGACCTTGGAAGAATATAAAGAAGCTTCTTTTTGGGGTAGACTGAAGTATCGACTTTACCGAAATCCATTGGTTATGTTTGGACTAGGGCCAATATATTTGTTCTTAATCTCCAATCGTTTCAACCGAAAAGGCGCAAATAAAAAGGAACGTATGAATACGTATCTCATAAATGCAGTTATTGTTATCAGTTATGCAATAATGATAGTTGGTATTGGGTGGTTTCCGTTTGTCCTTATCCAAGGAACGATTCTTTTCGTCTCTGGTGCGCTAGGAATCTGGCTGTTTTATGTCCAGCACCAATTTGAGGATTCCTACTTTGAAAATGAAGAGGAGTGGGATTATGTAAAAGCAGCAGTGGACGGAAGCTCTTATTATAAACTGCCTAAAGTGATCCAATGGTTAACCGGTAGTATAGGATTCCATCACGTTCACCATTTGGCACCAAGAGTACCGAACTACCATTTGGAAAAAGCACATGAATCTACACCACCTTTGCAGAAAGCAACAACAATTACGCTTACTTCCAGTTTGAAATCCATAAAGTTTCGCCTGTATGATGAAAAAACGAAATCCTTTTTAAGCTTTAAAGAGGCAAAGCGAGAAATTAGAAAGGCTCGAACAGGCATAGCTTCATCATTATCAGCTAACCCACGTTTACAAGATAATAAGTAG
- a CDS encoding Gfo/Idh/MocA family protein, with the protein MKVGVIGIGDIAKKAYLPVLSQIAHLEICLCTRNDVTLKKVKEQYGVKYAFSSVDDLIAEGIHAAFVHSSTASHEQIIDQLLDHDIHVYVDKPITYDGVSSIRLMEKAKSKGLVLMVGFNRRFAPPYQSLKTLQNPNMVLMKKNRGHQAAEPRTFIFDDFIHVIDTILHHFPFQPNETNITVKMVGESLHSVVLQLQSEESIAIGIMNREAGTTEERLEVTNQNETRIVENVSDIYSHKDKVIQKHASDDWEPTLQKRGFFAIVNAFLTAVMKDEGSYTGYDQDLETHLLAEKIVKQIEGQ; encoded by the coding sequence ATGAAGGTTGGAGTGATAGGAATAGGGGACATCGCCAAAAAAGCATATTTACCTGTTCTTAGTCAGATTGCACATCTAGAAATATGTCTTTGTACTAGAAATGACGTGACGTTAAAAAAGGTGAAAGAGCAGTATGGGGTTAAGTACGCATTCTCTTCTGTGGACGATTTAATTGCGGAAGGGATTCATGCTGCATTTGTTCATTCGTCCACCGCTTCGCATGAACAAATCATTGACCAATTGCTTGATCATGATATTCATGTATATGTAGACAAGCCTATTACCTATGATGGAGTATCTTCCATACGATTAATGGAAAAAGCAAAGAGCAAGGGATTAGTTCTCATGGTAGGATTTAATCGCAGGTTTGCTCCGCCATATCAATCGTTAAAAACGCTACAAAACCCCAATATGGTTCTGATGAAAAAGAATCGAGGACACCAAGCTGCGGAGCCAAGAACGTTTATCTTTGATGATTTTATTCACGTGATTGATACGATTCTTCATCATTTCCCATTTCAACCAAACGAAACAAACATCACTGTTAAAATGGTCGGTGAGAGCTTACATTCCGTAGTATTACAGCTTCAATCAGAGGAAAGTATCGCTATAGGAATTATGAATCGAGAAGCTGGAACAACAGAGGAAAGACTGGAAGTGACGAATCAAAATGAAACGAGAATAGTAGAAAATGTAAGTGATATATATTCGCATAAAGATAAAGTGATACAGAAGCATGCAAGTGATGATTGGGAGCCGACACTTCAAAAACGGGGCTTCTTTGCTATTGTAAATGCTTTTCTAACGGCTGTTATGAAAGATGAAGGATCTTATACTGGGTATGACCAGGATTTAGAAACGCATTTGTTAGCAGAAAAAATCGTGAAGCAAATAGAAGGGCAGTAA
- a CDS encoding sensor histidine kinase, giving the protein MQHWYHIFPKNTGLSLYVWLIFCILPFYFIFRSSQLIEIVFGIVMIVLFFVSYRLSFLSKGKGGLVYICVGLEMVISMVMTLLFGYIYFSLFLAFFIGKIQSKAGFISLYVIHLVTTLAAISYGFVTQTDGFLTQLPFLLISLIGIILFPVNMFNRMKREKLEGELEIANKRISELMVLEERQRIARDLHDTLGQKLSLIGLKSELASKLLHTKPNASLEELTDIHHTARTALKEVRDLVSDMRGTSLAEEFIRVKQILKVANIDSHTEGVESFRQSDSMIENVLSMCLKEAVTNVVKHSQAKHCMISILESEEFIELKVQDDGIGLVQGVKHIGNGLKGMKERLEFVNGTLDISSSAEGTTLRIHIPNVIKQRNQEEPV; this is encoded by the coding sequence ATGCAGCATTGGTATCATATTTTTCCGAAAAATACAGGGTTAAGCTTATACGTCTGGTTAATCTTTTGTATTCTTCCTTTTTATTTCATTTTTCGATCTTCTCAGTTAATCGAGATTGTGTTTGGAATTGTTATGATCGTCTTATTTTTTGTTTCTTATCGCCTTTCTTTTTTATCTAAAGGGAAAGGGGGCCTGGTGTACATATGTGTTGGACTCGAGATGGTGATCAGTATGGTGATGACCTTGCTTTTTGGATACATCTACTTTTCGTTATTTCTTGCCTTTTTTATTGGAAAAATCCAAAGTAAAGCAGGATTCATATCCTTATACGTCATTCATCTCGTAACGACCCTTGCTGCTATTAGTTACGGATTTGTCACACAAACTGATGGCTTTCTTACACAACTACCCTTCCTCCTTATTTCCTTGATTGGGATTATTCTCTTCCCAGTTAATATGTTCAACAGAATGAAAAGAGAGAAACTAGAAGGAGAGCTCGAGATAGCGAACAAAAGAATATCTGAACTGATGGTCCTAGAAGAGCGACAACGAATTGCTCGAGATCTGCATGATACACTGGGGCAAAAGCTTTCGTTAATTGGATTAAAGAGTGAACTAGCATCTAAGCTTTTACACACAAAACCGAATGCCTCTCTGGAAGAGTTAACAGATATTCATCACACTGCACGAACGGCTTTAAAAGAAGTGAGAGACCTAGTTTCGGATATGAGGGGGACTAGTTTAGCTGAGGAATTTATCCGAGTTAAGCAGATATTAAAGGTGGCGAATATTGATAGTCATACCGAGGGAGTTGAATCATTCCGACAATCGGATTCCATGATCGAAAATGTCTTAAGTATGTGCTTAAAGGAAGCGGTAACGAATGTTGTAAAACATAGTCAAGCGAAACATTGTATGATATCCATTCTCGAATCGGAAGAGTTTATCGAACTAAAGGTACAGGATGATGGCATTGGGCTAGTGCAAGGGGTAAAGCATATTGGAAATGGGCTAAAAGGAATGAAAGAGCGGTTGGAATTTGTTAATGGAACGTTAGATATATCTTCTTCAGCGGAAGGAACCACCCTTCGTATTCATATTCCGAATGTCATTAAACAAAGGAATCAGGAGGAGCCTGTATGA
- a CDS encoding SDR family oxidoreductase — protein MNKSGNTVLITGGASGIGFALAERFLNDQNEVIIIGRKEEKLKEAKNKHPQLHTKVCDVAKEEERLALFEWVTVHYPDMNILVNNAGIQQRVNLQKMNEDWEAYQKEIQINVEGPIHLSSLFLQHLVKQEQAAIINVSSGLALMPGVWVPIYSATKAAIHSFTVSLRIQLEKSNIDVYEILPPAVNTDLGGQGLHTFGAPLHDFTDSVYERYLKGEETIGYGDSEGRLDRSVRELEESSKKVWENYIKNNPNF, from the coding sequence ATGAATAAATCAGGAAATACAGTTCTTATTACTGGCGGAGCCTCTGGAATTGGCTTTGCATTAGCCGAACGCTTTCTCAACGATCAAAATGAAGTCATTATTATAGGCCGAAAAGAAGAGAAGCTAAAAGAAGCAAAAAATAAACATCCACAGCTTCATACAAAAGTATGTGATGTAGCAAAGGAAGAGGAACGCTTAGCTCTATTTGAGTGGGTCACCGTTCATTACCCCGACATGAACATTCTTGTAAATAATGCTGGAATTCAGCAGCGAGTGAATCTTCAGAAGATGAATGAGGATTGGGAAGCCTATCAAAAAGAGATTCAAATTAATGTGGAGGGGCCTATTCATCTTTCTTCATTATTTTTACAGCATTTAGTAAAACAAGAGCAAGCAGCGATAATAAATGTTTCCTCTGGTCTAGCTTTAATGCCAGGAGTATGGGTACCTATCTATAGTGCAACGAAAGCAGCCATCCATTCCTTTACCGTTTCTCTTCGCATTCAGTTGGAAAAATCCAATATTGACGTGTATGAGATTCTACCACCTGCCGTAAATACAGACCTTGGGGGACAAGGGTTACATACATTTGGCGCACCTCTTCACGATTTTACAGATTCGGTATATGAGAGGTATCTAAAGGGAGAGGAAACCATCGGCTACGGGGACTCTGAAGGAAGATTAGACCGGTCTGTTCGAGAACTAGAAGAAAGTTCGAAGAAGGTATGGGAGAATTATATAAAAAATAATCCTAATTTCTAG
- a CDS encoding AIM24 family protein — MGKYTIEEFINQTKQDEQENEYFELETPRILEVNLTDEVWAKAGSMISYNGQIKFEREKVLEHGVGKMFKKAFTGEGSSLMKASGRGSLYLADQGKKITIFDLDNESITVNGNDLLAFEPGIDWDIKLMKKVAGMLSGGLFNVTLKGSGKVAITSHYEPLTLLVKPGQPVITDPNATVAWSGHLTPEFRTDISFRTFLGRGSGESIQMEFSGEGFVIVQPFEEVYMSGSSSS, encoded by the coding sequence ATGGGCAAATATACAATTGAGGAATTTATTAATCAAACAAAGCAAGACGAGCAGGAAAATGAGTACTTTGAGCTAGAGACACCAAGAATCTTAGAAGTGAATCTTACGGATGAGGTATGGGCAAAAGCTGGTTCCATGATTTCCTATAATGGCCAGATAAAATTTGAACGTGAAAAGGTGCTTGAGCACGGGGTCGGAAAAATGTTCAAAAAAGCTTTTACAGGTGAAGGAAGTTCTCTAATGAAGGCGTCGGGTCGAGGAAGTTTATATTTGGCGGATCAGGGCAAAAAAATAACTATCTTTGACCTAGATAATGAATCCATAACGGTAAACGGGAATGATTTGCTAGCATTCGAGCCAGGTATTGATTGGGACATAAAGCTGATGAAAAAAGTTGCGGGAATGCTTTCTGGTGGATTATTCAATGTAACGTTAAAAGGAAGTGGGAAGGTCGCAATAACCTCTCACTATGAACCGTTAACGTTACTTGTTAAGCCAGGTCAACCTGTTATTACAGATCCAAATGCAACCGTAGCGTGGTCTGGTCACTTGACTCCAGAGTTTCGGACAGATATTAGCTTTCGAACGTTTCTAGGAAGAGGAAGCGGAGAATCTATTCAAATGGAATTTTCCGGAGAAGGATTTGTGATTGTTCAACCATTTGAAGAGGTCTACATGTCTGGTAGTTCTTCCTCATAA